A portion of the Penaeus monodon isolate SGIC_2016 chromosome 28, NSTDA_Pmon_1, whole genome shotgun sequence genome contains these proteins:
- the LOC119591588 gene encoding zinc transporter ZIP1-like: MLGTGGNKAAALVTMAVITIIAALVPLYVRKLLKGRMHLPRTQRALSGCLCFGAGVLMATVFLHLLPEARMFVNDAMHGGFLPHTPYPVAELIVCVGFIIIYIIEDVVHACVKKTPSNKSHKELEMKRKKAQDKDVRHENAEEGSKSRKQEEVDESFQQLMEGHTEHRPELGGHAHEHGLTQGISLLRAVIVVVAFSFHSVMEGLALGLQETSAGVWFLFAALMAHKVFIAFCLGMELLEVGVTLVPFVVSMVIFSLSSPVGGAMGALVLSLSTGETTAGVLVPTFLQGISAGTILYVTFCEVLERERAKPDGGPVRLVCFIIGFGFMSGLQVLDEAGNKLASSLTAPVANSSIV; this comes from the exons ATGCTGGGCACGGGGGGAAACAAGGCAGCGGCGCTGGTGACGATGGCGGTGATAACAATTATAGCGGCGCTTGTTCCGCTCTACGTCCGAAAGCTGCTAAAGGGCCGCATGCACCTGCCCCGCACACAG AGGGCGCTGAGCGGGTGCCTGTGCTTCGGCGCGGGGGTGCTGATGGCAACGGTGTTCCTGCATCTTCTCCCCGAAGCCCGGATGTTTGTAAACGACGCCATGCATGGAGGTTTCCTGCCGCACACTCCTTATCCAGTGGCAGAGCTCATCGTCTGCGTtggatttatcattatttacatcattgaAGACGTGGTACACGCATGTGTCAAAAAAACGCCCAGCAACAAAAGCCATAAGGAattggaaatgaaaagaaaaaaagcacaagACAAAGACGTCAGACATGAAAACGCAGAGGAAGGAAGTAAATCAAGAAAACAGGAGGAAGTGGACGAGAGTTTCCAGCAGCTCATGGAAGGCCACACAGAGCACAGACCGGAGCTCGGGGGCCATGCCCACGAGCACGGCCTCACCCAGGGGATTTCCCTCCTCCGCGCCGTCATCGTGGTGGTGGCGTTCTCCTTCCACAGCGTGATGGAAGGCTTAGCCCTCGGCCTGCAGGAGACGTCCGCGGGCGTGTGGTTCCTCTTCGCCGCCCTCATGGCCCACAAGGTCTTCATTGCCTTCTGCTTGGGCATGGAGCTCCTGGAGGTCGGGGTAACCCTCGTTCCATTCGTGGTGTCCATGGTCATCTTCTCGCTCTCGTCGCCCGTTGGAGGGGCAATGGGCGCGCTGGTGCTGTCCCTGTCCACTGGAGAGACCACGGCAGGCGTCCTGGTGCCCACCTTTCTACAGGGGATCTCTGCCGGCACCATCTTGTACGTGACCTTCTGCGAGgtcctagaaagagagagagccaagcCCGACGGCGGCCCCGTGCGCCTGGTGTGCTTCATCATCGGGTTCGGGTTCATGTCCGGCTTACAGGTTTTGGACGAGGCGGGCAATAAGCTGGCG